Part of the Gammaproteobacteria bacterium genome is shown below.
CATTTTGTACATGCTTTATATAATCTACCGGCTCGGCAAGGAATCAGAGGCCGGGCGATTTGGCTATTTCGTATTGTTTTTTGCTCTCGGTCTCGGTTTTGTCGGTTTTGTAGCCAAGCATATCCTGGTGGAGTTTATGGGTCTTTGATCAGCTGCATGAACTGGTTGAAACAAAAAACGCCCCGTACGGGGCGTTTTTTGTTTAACTCCAGGCCAGGACTTAGCGATGGGCAGTACGGCGCTTGTCCAGTTCCATGACGTGCACGCGGTAGCTGGCAGTCTGGTGACCCTGGGAAGCGGCCAGGGAATACCACTTCATTGCTTCATTTGTATTCTGAACGACGCCTTCGCCCTTGTCATACATATTGCCAAGATGGAACTGGGCATTGGCATGGCCGCCTTCGGCCAGCGGACGCCAAATGGCCAGCGCACTGTCAGTTTTGCCGGATACGTAATAACGCAGCCCGTCTTCAAATCCGTCGGCGGCAAAAACAGGCGCGGTCACAAGCAACAGCACAGCTGCGCTGATAATTTTCCGTATGCTCATTGGTCTCTCCTTAAAATTCAGCTTCGTGCAGCGGGTCGGCATTGTTGCTCTGTACCCGAAAGTTCATGTCCTCGTCGGATGCGCAATTTATAGACGATCGTGTTG
Proteins encoded:
- a CDS encoding DUF2788 domain-containing protein, which encodes MTIQQFEDWSLTLGLSALILYMLYIIYRLGKESEAGRFGYFVLFFALGLGFVGFVAKHILVEFMGL
- a CDS encoding sel1 repeat family protein is translated as MSIRKIISAAVLLLVTAPVFAADGFEDGLRYYVSGKTDSALAIWRPLAEGGHANAQFHLGNMYDKGEGVVQNTNEAMKWYSLAASQGHQTASYRVHVMELDKRRTAHR